TATGATATCTTGATCTATTCCTGCTCATTGTTAATTAAACATGAATTGATGAGGGATAAATTTTTCCACgttgaataaaatcattttttcacGTTTTTGCTTGATCCAATAACTATTACACCTGTAAAATGTCAATTGCAATAGGGCTGAAACAGGCTGTGCACAAGCACCTTTCAGAACCTGATTAGATGATTCTAAAAGATTAGTTGTCATTTTACTATACGAGTGACAATCATCATAAtacaatgcttttttttttgttcttcttcaaaCTATTCTTGATATGTTGAGTCTAACTTATACATTCTTTCATACCACAAACTAAATTTTCATCTTGAAGGTTTAAAACACatcttcaacaatttttttttataaatgataatttgaatttataatcgAAGTTGCTAACAAAATATTAGGCACAATATTGATGTTATCCTATAGGTTCACGTCaattttttgttacttcaatCTTTATGCTTACATGTCTATATGATATGATATTATACATATACATGTTTATCATTGATAACATATATTtagaagcaaaacaaaaaccatcttcaattatagtttttttcgaTAATAATTGCAAAAGCCAAAGGTGTATCCTATTATTTGCATCAAAAGCAATCGTAATTGCCGCACCCGACATCACGACGGCcttaaaaattagtatttttaggAAGAATGGATTTCTAGCATCCTATTCTTTGATGGGGGATATTCTTGTTTAacgagtcgccacctagtattatggttacggTTACgtaaaatgaaagatattatcatcctttaaacgtcctgcctaagACAGGCTGCATTGTTGATCTTTGTCATTGATTGCTAACATTTTTGTTGGTTTATACTATGATGGTTTGCgtgtaatattcctgactctggtgttagtgaatattcaactacagaTATTTttaactctagcgttggtaaatattatgtaggtatcaaaaattaataaatttaaatcattatttcttttttattagtgactctagcgtcagtgaataaataaataaaaatcaatttatttttacgcatacacattatttttatgtagctaaataaactaaaataaatttactttagtatttttattctcaactctggcgtcagtgaataaaccaataaatttattttattttatcttatgttatttttttttggcatgcacattttatataactaaataaaatacaatgaaataaatttgaattgatatttttattctgactctagcgtcaacgaaaaaataaaaacagcaataaattaatatttatttttttacacacacaaaaaatttattattttttaaatattttttatatacatttggGCTGGGCTCGACCTAGCCAGCCCAGCCCgatcactggcccaagccagtgacctgGCTAGGCCAAAACTAAAGGCATGCATGAATTGTTCATGCGTGCGCGAACACTGgtaaaggtaattaaattacctttacACATTGTTCTTGTAACACTGATAATTACTTTTTGAAATGAAGATTCAAAGGGGATGAAGTCATACCTGCTTCTGGAGATCGAAGATGCTTGCAGCGCTGATGATGATTCTCGCCTACTGCTTCCCCTGGTCTTCCTTCGGTGATCACTTGTATGTGTTTTCCTTCTTGATTTCTTCGTAGCTTTTAAAACTACAAAGAAGATACCAGTTTGTTGTGAGTGTTCTTTGACTAAATctaggttttttctttgtttgcagGTACGAGGACAATTTCAAGGGTAATTCTCGTCACTATGTGCTGCCTTCgtgttctctctttttctctgtaTTTGAATTTATGCTCTGTTTTCTCTGCTTTCCCCCTATTCTTGAGTCTATTTTTAGGTTGATTTCCTCATCCTTGTTCCgggtttttcttccttttttatagAGACCCAGCAACTTGCCTCTAACCAGTCTTGCCTTTGCAAGACTGTTATCTTCCCTGACGAGATCGTGGGCGAGAGACGTTGTCCATGATTGGATCGACTCCGTTGTAGATTTTTAGCCTGTTGAATCGGGAAGGAAAAGATGAACACAGCTGTTCCCAGCAACGACGACGTTTCGGCATCAATGGTTTCCATAAGCAACGGCGACGTTTCTGCAGTAATGGACATTTTCATTTTGAcccctgaactttggaaattCGGCAATTGGACCTCTaagcaattaaaaatttcttttaattttgcctgtttggattaatttcaattaaatccctaaattatAACATTGTTTACAAAACAATCCTTAATTTCTGGATTgtttaatttggtccttaattaattcttttaattttgcccttttggattaatttcaattaaatccttaaattataacactgtttacaaaacagtGCTTAATTTCTGGATTgttcaatttgacccttaattaaatctttaacttttaattttttcaaaaatgattaattaactcttaaattttataattacatccccaaacttcaaattttgttgtcttaaccccattgtcaactatatttaatttttattatttgttcaaaaattgggttatgacaatagTTAATAACTTCCCATCATATTGCTTATACAAATATCTGTCATCAATACTGATAAGTGGTTTACAATACTTGAAACCTTTAATACAAGCttcaaatcacaaaaaaacTCTCTAAAAAACCATTGTTTTATCATCAAGATTTTCTTTAAGTGTCCAATCAACAACTATTtcaggatttgttttttttattaccaataaaaaccttgataaattttcaaaatcctCCTCATGTGAACTATAAAGATGCCCAAGCACCATTTGTTTTGTAGCTCATACTTTgtcatatgatattttatacTCATAATGCAATTTTATTTGATCATATATGCTTGTAAATGTCATTGAAAGATTATTCATCACAAGGGTTGATATAGCATTAGTAATAAAATTTGCATCGAATTGATAATGGTATTTTTAGACAAAGGTCGAGCTACATGTGTGTGACTCTTTTAATTTCGTTATCTCAAATGAGTTTGACATTTTATGATATCCCATACGAAAATACCTTTTATATTTAGGTGCTTGTATACAttgtaattgaagaaatattgagTTTGACCGTTAGATTCAGTATTTAATTGAATGTGTGATGTACCACTGTTTATTTGCATgaactaattttctttttattactatttgtttttccaACCTCCAAATCAAAGCTTTTTGGAAACATTTATAAGTAAGTGCCCaattatgataaataaaaaagtaaacccAAAAGCATCTTCAGATTCAGGAACacaatgtattattttattattaacattatctTCAACCTCATAATCAACATTATTATGAACATTTATTGTCATTTTTGGGTCTAACGTCTCTTCATTGTCATTGACATTAAGCTCATAATAATGAAATATATGTGTGATTAGCAAATGAATTATCAAATATAGTATCATCGATCTTTTATAGTGAATCATCCAacaataagttgttttttttttcctttactagCTAACTTTAAAGGACATACAACAGTTGGGACACACAAAGATTTTGGTCGACTGCTTATATACAAGCCACTATGTTCAATTCACATTGGATGAAagaattaatcatttttttaaaaccaccaTCATATATAATCAGTATAGGTTAACACTGTTCAAAGTTATTTCAACATCAATATTACTAGCCAAATCCATGATAAATAGTTTTTTCCATTTCCACACACGATATGCCTAAATTAACATGTAACAACAAACTTATCCTTTTATTATATGTGATAGTACTATTCACATCAAGAATAATAGTTTCATTGTAATGACATAACATAAATATGTTATAAGACATTttgtgaaaaaagaagaagcaaattaACTTATGGTCAATTGGGTATAATTTTTACTAAATTACATTATGTCAAccctaattgataaaatttataggaaaaccaatcaaatttctaaatttaacGAAGCATACTTGACaaagattaaatataatttatgatatcaaatctaatttatatttttattctcaattggattaaatcaaatccaaattcctaacaatttaaaataattcaaagaaaatatcaaattcaacaatttatCCACATTCAACACAACGTGTAATTCTTCGTAATTCTACCTCATTCATGCTCTATTGCATGAAATCATCAAGTATAGTGATAACATCATTAGCTAATTCCAACAATccacataaaatttcaaattctacAACTTATCCAAAATCCAAcgcaatatataattaattgaaataattaatttgtaattaatctAACTTATTTTCATTCAACTATATCAAATCGACCTTAATTGATGACATACATAGCTAATTTATCATCAATTCATCAAACTCTAAATTCAACCTAAACCATAAACAATGATTTCATTTTAActaaatcaaatacaaatttaTATCAAGGTAGTATGTTTACATTGCTTATATGACTAGAGAAAAGGCTCGAGCAATGATAATAGAGGTGACAACGATAAATTTTAAAGAGGAAAACATTCTAAGATGTTTGGAGATTAAGATGAGTTCAATTTATTGGTGTTTCAAGGGCAAAAAAAAAGTGACTGGTGAGGTGTTTTCAGAGAGAAAAAGGTTGTTAATAATGGTTTTAAGAGAGAGAAGGAATTTTATGTGTTTGTGCTCTTCAATCTAGGAAGGAGTTTAAATTTCACGACATGTTAAGTTATCACATTTCGGAAAcgtgatatatttatttattagtcaTGTGAAGTGAGAAAACTATCTTGTCATACTTGAGAATAACAACATCTAATATGTAGTGACAATGTAAAATGtgtaatttcattaaaattttttataatgttttattttattaaaattcttaattgctttgctaattttaaaaaaatttctattatatttgacTATATTATTAAGTGGTGTTTGACAATATAATAgagattgtgtttttaaaatattattttttaaaaatacattaaattaatatattttttatattttaaaattaattcttaataatagcatataaaaatataaataaaaaatatatatatttaaaaaaacagttcAAATAGTAAAGAAAAATTGACCAATGCACTGAGTTGCGGATTCCAAGTACCCATTTAAATCCACTTCAATAACCGCCACACCCCTTTAACCGGTAACTCCACTCCTTGAGTTTCAACACCAAACCGGTCATGCACCTTATCTATACTCATCGACCAAACTAGTCTCCCTTCATTTATACAAAGTTCAAAAATTTGACTCGCATCTCAATGTAATTTGATGTGAATTTCAATGtcgtttcatttcctttcttgtcatggactaaataaatttaaataaattcattacaAATTCCTACGctcttcatttcatttcaatttcaatttcaatttctgaACGTTACAGCTTACACCCTCCGCTCCCCCTCCGTCTCCCCCTAAGCAAAACCGAAACtgaaacaaaaactaaagaCACCCTCTCTTGTTTCACAGATTACATCGATGGAGGTAGCAGCTAAGTGCTGCCTGTCTCTAGTAACATATCCTTTCCCTTCAAAAAGACATGCTGTTTCGGCTCTCAAATCTTTCTATTTTGATCGATTATGAagtgaatcaattttattatgcatttctcttaatttttaagCTACCAAGAGCTGTCTCTtgcttcaaattttattaatcggTAAGTTAATTGCTAGTCAATTATTTTAGCTTACAGAGTTGTTAGATTATTTGATACTTTTAGATAATGGGGAGATTTTATTCTGGTCTGTTCAATACAGCTGTGAGATTCTCGATTCCACTGTAATAAAAGTCCTCATCTTGATAATCAGAATCTTTGCTTTTTGTTAGTTTTAGGTTATAGGTTAGGTTGTGTTTAGATCTGTAATTGATTCTATTCATTTCGTTGCTATCATCAATCTTGTTGCTTTTAGTTTAGTatggtttccttttctttctctgatttgtctttgttaatttttgttatatatgaATCCTTTTAATATTCGACCACGTTTGTTATAAACAGATAGATTTTAGTCCTAATAATATACAAGATGAAGAAGACTCAAAAGCTTTCTCTTCCtccctttcttatttttttgtttaatttatttctggTCAGACACCATCTATGCGGTGAGTCTAGCGCTGTGGAGTAGCTTGTGTTTTTTAGGTTTGTGAGGAGTGGAGAACTTCATTCCATTGAAGGACTCGTGGGTCTTAAATTTTGTTCAATACTGGGAAAAagggctttttttcttttataaatctTTATATTGTCTCCTTATTTAGCTCATGTTATGatgtgccttttgtttttttataatagatgGAGTCGAGTAAGGTGAGTTTTGGATTTTGAGTGAATCTGAGTGATGTTATTTTGTTTGAACTTCAGGTGATTGAAGCATGTGCGGTGGTCCCGAGCAATCTCCTAAATCATCATCGACTTCAACTCCATCTACTGTAGAAGCCACACCTATTTACCAAagatatggattttctaagtgtAGAAACAGAAGATACTTTCTCTAGCTTACTTGAACTTGCTGCTAACAACGATGCTGAAGGCTTTAAGAGATTTATAAAGCGGGATGCTTCCTCTATTAATGAGACTGGTTTTTGGTATGTCCGCCAGAAAGGGTCGAAGATGATTGTTCTTGACCATAGAACTCCACTTATGGTTGCTGCTACGTATGGCAGCCTTGATGTTCTCAAGCTTATTCTGGATCATACTAAGGTTGACGTGAATCTGTCTtgtggaaaggaaaaaactactgCTCTTCATTGTGCTTCTTCTGGTGGATCTATCAATGTAGTTGATGTGGTTAAGGTGCTGTTATCAGCAGGAGCAGATCCCAACTGCCTCGATGTCAATGGAGATCGCCCTGGTGATGTTATTGTTGTTCCTCCAAAGCTACAGAGCATGAAAGTCGCTCTTGAAGAGCTTCTCTCAAAAACTGATTCCGATGGTTCTGTTGCGGAGCATGATTTTAATGGCTCTGTTGGTGTTAGCAATTTACGGGTCTCAATTAGCAACTCCAACTTTAGCTCACCAACTCTTTCTTCATCACCAGAAAATGGTTCACCACCTTCTCCTTCTGTGTTGATTTATTCTCCAAGGGCCTCAAAGTTTAATAATCTGCCTGGCAGCTCTACACCAGAGAAGAAAGAATACCCTATTGATCCATCTCTTCCTGACATAAAGAACAGCATCTATGCAACTGATGAGTTCCGCATGTTCTCTTTTAAGGTTCGCCCATGTTCTCGTGCATACTCCCATGACTGGACTGAATGTCCATTTGTTCACCCAGGAGAGAATGCACGCAGAAGAGATCCACGAAAGTTCCACTACAGCTGTGTGCCCTGCCCTGATTTTCGTAAAGGTGCCTGTAGGCGTGGGGACATGTGTGAATATGCACATGGGGTTTTTGAGTGCTGGCTTCACCCAGCTCAATATCGAACTCGGCTTTGCAAAGATGGCACAAGCTGCAACCGACAAGTCTGCTTTTTTGCCCACACGCCTGAGGAGCTCCGGCCCTTGTATGTTTCTACAGGATCTGCTATTCCTTCACCTCGATCATCTCAATCTGCAGCCAGTGTAATGGACATGGCTGCTGCTCTGAGTCTTTTGCCTGGTTCCCCATCATCAGTCTCTGCAATGTCCCCTACCCCATTCAACCAACCCATGTCTCCAGCAAATGGCATTTCTCACTCGTCCATGGCTTGGCCACAACCTAATGTGCCAACACTTCATCTTTCAGGAAGCAACTTTCAATCCAGCCGCTTGAGATCATCCTTTAGTGCCCGGGATATCCCACCTGAGGACTTCAATTTGTTGCCAGATTTTGATTCCCCACAACAGATATTAAATGATTTAACATGTTTCTCGCAGTCTCAGAACAATTCTGCTTCTTTCAATCGTTCTGGGTGGTCTAAAACACTAAATCCTTCAAATCTTGAAGAACTGTTCACTGCGGAAATGTCTTCTCCTAGGTTTGCTGATCAAGCAGCTGCTGTTTTCTCTCCAACGCATAAATCAGCTTATCTCAATCAGTTGCAACAGCAGCAGAGTATGTTATCACCCATCAACACAAGTGCGTTCTCCCCAAAAAATGTTGAGCACCATCTACTGCACTCTGCATTTGGTGCTGGATCCCCTGGAAGGATGTCGCCAAGAAGCATGGAGCCTATCTCTCCAAGGGGATCTCGATTATCTACTCTTGCTCAGCGAGagaagcagcagcaacagctACGAAGTCTAAGCTCAAGGGATCTGGGATCCAACAACCCTGTGGCGCATCATGTCGGGTCGCCAGTAAATTCTTGGTCTAAATGGGGATCCCCTAATGGAAAATTAGACTGGTCAGTTAATGGAGATGAATTGTTGGGCCGGCTACGTAGATCCTCGTCCTTTGAGCTTGGAAACAATGGTGAGGAGCCTGACCTGTCCTGGGTCCAATCTCTAGTCAAGGAATCGCCTCCTGAGGTGCTTAAAGAAAAGCCTGCAATTCAAGTACCTGGTGCTGCACCGTCACCTGATGTGGCAGTGGGATTGAGTTCAAATTCTCAAATTAATCCTGTTTTAGAATCTTGGCTTGAGCAGATGCAAATTGATAAGAAGCAACAGTCAGTAGTCTAGTCAAAACAATTTGGTTTTTACTCATCAGGGTAGGATGAAAGTAATTTCACCGAGGtacatatttttattggatttttggcTGGTGGGGGTCTGGGGAAGCTAAGAAGATAAATGGTAGTAGAAATTCGGCAAGAGGGGTGGCGGTAAAGAATTGGCAAGAACTGTCAGGgaaatcattcaatttttgtaccattttattgtttaaatcaAACTCTTGGAATGTTGAAGGCATCTCTGGGCTGTGTTAAGGAAAAGCCAGTGCAGGTTCTCTTCCGTTCAATATAtctgatcaggacaatttttttgcttttgcttacTTCTCAACTGATCAAGGTTGCAGAAGGCTACATGTTTCATCTTGCCATGAAATTATGAGCTTTGTATCCGTTTAATGGTTCACTGTCTTAGTATTTGCGTGTTTGTGGATGGAGGAGGGTGAGCTGAAGGAAGTTTTGTCAGGAGCTCTCCCATGTATTTTGGATGTGTTTCATTTAAGAATTTTGCATTATCGTGGAAGGATAGGGGTGATGGAGACGGGGAGGATTGTGTTCTTCGAAAATGTTAAATCTGAATTATAGTAATTATCTCCGTACCTTTACTGTTCAGATTCCTTCgaatttttattgtgttagTGCTTGCACCATCTGTGTAGCTGCATGACTTTGATTTTTTGCGGGATTTAATAAAGAATGGCAATTCATGAAGCGGTGGAAACTTCTAGTGGATGTTTTTGGATTCTATACGGCGAAGATAATCAAATGCGAGAGCAAAGTCTTAATTGGAGAAAtcctttttaatcttttgattttaatgtttaagtttttaatttgaggttataaaataattaaaaatatatatattaatattgatattttttaatttaagtattataaatttaattattattattatattataaaataaataatattttatataaattcatcTTATAAGGtttataatatttatggtttttttaagtatgtaataaaattaggtaaatgGGATCACAATTAAATTCTGtaaatgttatattattatgagatatttttttaattgatataatgtcattaaataatattaaatactagtttttttaaataaaatacaattaaagaaaattaatttttttattaggtcgGATCcggtttaatatatttaaattcagaCTGGATCCGGTCCAACCATTAAAAATGAATAAGTTGAATtgtgaaaattgagtttttaattcACTTTACACTTTCACTTAACAACGTATAAAGTGAATAGTGTAAAGTGAATTACAAtgaataaaatagaattaaaaactCACTTGCATAGTTATGtagagtgaattataattcactccgcattgttaaaaagtaaaaagtaaacAGTGTAAAGTGAATTATTCACTTTAAAGATAGACCGCGGGTAAAAGTAGTAATTTCATAGTCGGAACACGGGTAAAAATAgcaattttttgcttttattaaacTTGAAGCATAGTCGCAAGTATTGTGGTTTCaccaaaaaactaaaactctaatttttaacttaataaaatatcaatatctattatatacaattaacctccctcgTAATGCCAAACAGGCACTAACTCAATGGATGGATAATAATATTACTCTTGGTTCTATAactgatttcttttctttcccattGTTTTAATCTTAgtggatatatttttattttattttattagaaaatgttTGGGTCTGCTCGCGTAATTGTGCCCTTGTGGGAGGatctcttaaaaaacaaatcttgatgGAGTCCTGGACTTTTGCCCATCAATATGTAAGGCCCTTCATCATTGATGGTGCCATTTGACTATCAAATTCGGGGTGTTCTCTGggatggtta
This genomic interval from Populus alba chromosome 1, ASM523922v2, whole genome shotgun sequence contains the following:
- the LOC118047049 gene encoding zinc finger CCCH domain-containing protein 30; amino-acid sequence: MDFLSVETEDTFSSLLELAANNDAEGFKRFIKRDASSINETGFWYVRQKGSKMIVLDHRTPLMVAATYGSLDVLKLILDHTKVDVNLSCGKEKTTALHCASSGGSINVVDVVKVLLSAGADPNCLDVNGDRPGDVIVVPPKLQSMKVALEELLSKTDSDGSVAEHDFNGSVGVSNLRVSISNSNFSSPTLSSSPENGSPPSPSVLIYSPRASKFNNLPGSSTPEKKEYPIDPSLPDIKNSIYATDEFRMFSFKVRPCSRAYSHDWTECPFVHPGENARRRDPRKFHYSCVPCPDFRKGACRRGDMCEYAHGVFECWLHPAQYRTRLCKDGTSCNRQVCFFAHTPEELRPLYVSTGSAIPSPRSSQSAASVMDMAAALSLLPGSPSSVSAMSPTPFNQPMSPANGISHSSMAWPQPNVPTLHLSGSNFQSSRLRSSFSARDIPPEDFNLLPDFDSPQQILNDLTCFSQSQNNSASFNRSGWSKTLNPSNLEELFTAEMSSPRFADQAAAVFSPTHKSAYLNQLQQQQSMLSPINTSAFSPKNVEHHLLHSAFGAGSPGRMSPRSMEPISPRGSRLSTLAQREKQQQQLRSLSSRDLGSNNPVAHHVGSPVNSWSKWGSPNGKLDWSVNGDELLGRLRRSSSFELGNNGEEPDLSWVQSLVKESPPEVLKEKPAIQVPGAAPSPDVAVGLSSNSQINPVLESWLEQMQIDKKQQSVV